TGTACCAAAACACATTCTACAGCTGCTGCATCTCATTGAGCACAAACAGCTGAAAATGCAGCTCATATTACAAGTCTCCACATTGTTTAAAGTGTTTATATATAAGAGAGACTGGCAACTTCAGACAGCACCTGCATGATCATGAGAACTATGTCAAAAAGTGGCATCTAATGCACTGGCCAAGCATGAAGCTATGACTTATCACACTACTCAGAGAAGGGATACGTGTATTATCAGGAGGGAAACCGGAAATCAAGCTTGGTGCTttcaggtagtatgcgagggatacgattggtcagctgccagctcgtaataagataaCAAGCTACATGACGTCACTAGGCAAAAAAGGTGCTTCCCACATTCACCATGATGGCAACAAGGGGTGCTGACTGACTCTCCCACGTTTAAATATACACATATACCTTACAAAGTGGACGGGGTGATAGCCGCCATGgtggctcagttggtagagcattggatgcgttattcgaaggtcgcaggttcggtccctgcccataAAAACCtatcttttcgttcacttttcttttttcacaattaCTATACAataacttctaataacatcccctatactttccttggcataattgtctgtcagttcttattaatattgtgtctaacacaGAAAAtgagcctttaagtttacacttctttcctgcCTGCATACCGAATCACTTGAGATACAACCTACGAGACAGACAAACACTGAATCACAGCAATAGAAACATTCTCTCGCCCTAAGCGCGATGCTTGTGTCACGTGCTCAAACTTGCTAAAGGACACTTCTAGTCATTTGGCCTCTTTGTGCGCAAGGCTTCCCCACGAAAGCTGAAATTGGTTTTTTATCACTTATTTGGTTGGTTAATTTTTTTCCCTTCATGTTTTATCTCGACCAGACGGGTTTCTGTTGAACTCTCAATTTCAAGCCCTATCATTAACTTCCCTGAGCACTTCCAAACCAAGGAATATATCTTTGGAAGCAACAAACCATTGTCACTAGGTCCTATGAGAACCCTAGGCAATAAATACAACTGACAGAGTTTACAGAAATATGGCTTCAATAAAACCTAGCTAACTAGGCTCATCTCTAAATACTACACAAGAATGAAACTTcccatcaataaaaaaaaaaaacattctcttCCTTGTTAACTATGCAAGGTATAGGCTCATCTCTAAATACTACACAAGAATAAAACTTtccatcaataaaaaaaaaacattctcttCCTTGTTAACTATGCAAGGTAACCACTGATTGTGAAGGTAAGTCAAGACTGGGACTACTTCTTGGGCTGTGGCCACTGATAACACAAAAACATTTTAGAAAGAATAGGAAACACAAATAGAAAAGTAGTCAAATACGTGTCACACACGAACAATAGAACCTTTTCTTGCATTTATCGTAAAACGTCAACATTgcacaaatatgaaaaaaaagagaatataCCGGATGAAAGGAGACCATCTGGTTGTAGTCTTCATTGAAGAAAAAACACAGCAGTTCCAAGATATAGTAATATCTGGGAACTGCTTCTCCATCCTTGTTGACAGCTGACGTCACCTTCTGAAGCAATGTTCGCATTGCATTTTTTGGCAGCTTCATCATGTGATCAACAACTTTAGGTCCTTTTAAGGTTAGTTCACGAATGAACACTTCCCGAAAAGGAAAACCAACAAGAGTGTCCAGATGCCCAAAAAAAAAGGTTTCTTGAAGCAGATGGGGCCATAGCTCTCGAACGTTCTCTGTACGAACTTTCCCTTCATTAAATTCCTTGCGTTGCAAGGGGTAGGTCTCAGCCATCAGCTTACCAATCTCTTCATGGGATAGGCTGCTTTGCAAAAGCAGGCACCTTTTTTCTTCAAGGATTTCCCAACATTCACAATCAGGCTGCCAAGCAACACAGCCGCAGGAGTTCGTAGGTGCACGAATTTTTTTCACCTGAGGCTCATCCACGCGCTTAGAGGAATCGACTCTTCTCTTTTCATTTCTTCTAGGGCGCCTTCTGTTCTCAAGGAACACAGCCAACTGCCGAGCAAGTGAAGCGGCGCCATCGCCAATCATGTCCCCAGCTGACGTCATGTCGGAAAAAGACTTCGGGTACTTCGTGACCACCATTTGTGCGATCTGCTTCACCACTGTCATGCCAGGTGCCGAGTCATACGTGGCAATTGCTACCCCAAGTGCCTTCACCAGGTTGCGCCTCATTCGTGGCTCCGGCCTTCGTCCTTCTTTGCAGTCGATAAGAAGTTCTTTTGGGAAATCCAGCCATTTGATTTCAAAGTCCTGTAGCCACCTTCGTGAACCAGTCGTGGCTGCATCGGTTGTTTCAAGAGTGCTG
Above is a window of Rhipicephalus microplus isolate Deutch F79 chromosome 1, USDA_Rmic, whole genome shotgun sequence DNA encoding:
- the LOC119178669 gene encoding uncharacterized protein LOC119178669 isoform X7, with the translated sequence MLCGPQETSPSRLSIMELVEAAINRLVPELPEEQHTALVNYLKSEGYQYGKDLRYVEIDDLKPHVKLFYARKLLKEIKNSENEEPTSSTVRLARELPTLVTSTLETTDAATTGSRRWLQDFEIKWLDFPKELLIDCKEGRRPEPRMRRNLVKALGVAIATYDSAPGMTVVKQIAQMVVTKYPKSFSDMTSAGDMIGDGAASLARQLAVFLENRRRPRRNEKRRVDSSKRVDEPQVKKIRAPTNSCGCVAWQPDCECWEILEEKRCLLLQSSLSHEEIGKLMAETYPLQRKEFNEGKVRTENVRELWPHLLQETFFFGHLDTLVGFPFREVFIRELTLKGPKVVDHMMKLPKNAMRTLLQKVTSAVNKDGEAVPRYYYILELLCFFFNEDYNQMVSFHPHASEGSLKGLPSTPHLAVIGSSLADINKIVLVMDQEEYISTTSFEKALGLLLGAFFVWNIAYPSGCPLTLEFLQRYIGQINPTKGRGKGKGSGIPQRVLSLLKAL